The region GCGGGCAGTGCTCCGGCTCCCGGACCAGCCGGACTTCCACAATCACATTGGCGGCCCCCATGCGGGCGCCATGTTCACCTTGGCTGAGTCCGCCAGCGGTGCCATCGTGCTCAAAGCCTTCGGCGACCAGCTCTCTCGTGCGGTGCCGCTCGCGGTGCGGGCCGAGATCGACTACAAGAAGCTGGCCATGGGGCCGGTGACGGCCACGGCGACCCTGCGCCGCCCGGCGGCCGAGGTCATTGCCGAGCTCGACGCGGGCGGGCGGCCGGAGTTTCCGGTGGGCATCGCCATACAGCGCGAGGACGGGGCCATCACGGGTGAGATGACGGTTGTGTGGACGTTGCGGCTCAACGGGTAACGGGCAGGAATGATGTCTGGGAGCTGTCGCCGGTCCGGAGCTGAACCTTCGGGTCGGGACCGGCAGCAGCCGGAAGCCGCGGACGATGCGCCTGCCGGAAGCCGCGTACGGACCCTTGCCCTCACCCCGGGTTGTGGTTCCACCCTCGCGATCGTCGTCATCGCCGTTGGCTCGGCCGTACTTGCCTTCATTGACAACGGGTCGGCACCTTTCACGCTCACCGACACCGGTGCCACCTGCGAGGGCACCGGCTACTACCACGAGTACACGGTCAAGGGTGCGGGTGCCGATACATCATCCGGCCTGGTCAAGCGGCACGTTGGTACTCATGAAGGGTTGGGCTGAGTCGGTCTCGTCGGCGGACCTCCAGGTACCTGATCCGTGCTGGCACGCTGATCGGTTCGGGTAGCGGTCGGAGCGGTGCGACTTGGTCCAGGGCTCGATGCGGCCGATGCCAGTTGTAGAAGGTCTCGAACTCGTGGGGCGCACGCAGGAGGTGGCTCTGGTTCCAGATCAAGGTGCGGTTCAGGAGCTTCCTGCGGTAGGTCTGTATCCAGCGCTCCACGATGGAGCTCATTCGGGGTATCTGTATGCCGGTGGTGACGACTGTCAGTCCGGCGTCGGCCAGCAGGGCGTCGAAGGCCTGCGTGAACTTCGAGTCGCGGTCGCGGATCAGGAATCGGGCCTGGCTGCCCGCGTCCTCGAGGTCCATGAGGAGATTGCGTCCGAGCTGCACGATCCAGTCCGCGGTGGGGTGAGCGGTGGCGCCCAGGATCCGGATGCGCCGGGTGGCGTGCCCGATGACGGCGAAGACGTACAGACGCGCCCCGGTCAGGGTGCGGGTCTCGAAGGGGTCGCAGGCGAGCAGCGCGTCGGCCTGGCTGCGCAGGAAGTCGGCCCAGGTCGTGCTCTGCCGTTCGGGCGCGGGTGGGATGCCGTGCTCGCGGAGGATCTCCCAGACGGTGGAGGCGGCGACCTTGATGCCCAGCGCCGCGAGCTCGCCGCGGATCCGGCGATAGCCCCACGAGGAATTCTCGTGAGCCAGGCGCAGGACCAGGGTGTGGATCGACCGGACCGTGGGTGGGCGTCCGCGCCGCTTCGGTACGCAGGTGGCGGCATGTCGTCGCTTGAGCAGGTTGCGATGCCGCCACATGATTGTGTCCGGGCGTACCAACAGCAGGAGCTGGCGCAGCTTCTCACTCGGGAGGTGGTGGAGCGGCCGACGAGGACAGCGCGGTCGGTGTCCGTGAACGTGGGCTTGCTTTGCCGACCTGGCGTTGCAGATATGAGCAGTTGATGCCGCAGGACAAGGCTCTCGATGTCTTTGTCCCGGTCGCTCATCGGCAGCAGGCGCAGGAGCAGGAGCGCGAAGGTGTTCGTGGCCGCGAGATAGACCAGGCGTAGCAGCACGAGAGGCCATGATGCCGTCGATGCCCGGTGCCGGCGAAGCCTCTGACGCGATCAGCGGACGCGGTCGGAGCGCGGGAGCCAGGGCCCTGACCTGGACGGACGAATTATCGGCACCCGCAGACCTGGGCGGATGAGTTATCGGCAGGCGCAAGGCCGGAATGTCGGGGGGCAAGGCCGCCGGGACTTGGACGGCCAAGGGTTCCCGGACCGGTTCCGGCACCCCAAGGAGCGGCAGGCTCGGCATGCCCCGCCGTCGGTCGTAGCGCTCAGCCCACCCCGCCGTTGCCTCGGAGGATCTGGCCGCTCCAGTGGCGGGCCGAAGCCGTGGCCTGCCACCCCGTGACGATCGCCGGCCCCGCGTGACCCCTGCGGCTCCACCAGCGCACGGTGTCCGTCGCGTCCGCCGGCGGAGTCATCGGAGGTGGACCAGGACCCGGCCGACATTGGTCGCATCCGTCTCCACGCGGACGTAGAGCTTTTTGATGTGCTTCTGCGCCAGCACGGCCAGCACCCGCTTCTTCAGCTGGCCTGTCCCCTTGCCCGGGATGATCTGCACGACGTCGATCCCGGTGGCGGCCGCCTTGAAGAGGGTCTGGCGCAGCGCGACATCGATGTCGCGATTGTTGCGGAAGATCGGGTGCAGATCCAGCGTGAGCAAGGCAATCGCCTCCGATGCGCTCGGTCGCCGCGGCCGACGCCGGGTCCCCGTGGGCTCGTCGTACGGTCGCAGCGTACGTCATCCTCCCGACCCTCGTCCCACCCCGCGGGTCCCGGACTTCGGTGGGTACGGCCGGAATCGTGTTGGCGTGGCTGAGCCCCTGGACGGTCCGGAGGAAGACAGTCGTCGGCGTCCCGGGGGCAAAGCCCGCTTGGAGGCGAGAACCATGTGATGCAGGACGGGGTCTTCATCAATCTGGTCGCCCTCTTCGGCGGCTGAGCGACCGGGCTCTCCTCGGCGGACGAGGCGAGCCGACCTGACACGCTGACTACCTGGAGCAGCCATCACGACTGACATCCCCGACACCGGCCACTCCACCTCGACGTTCGACGACGTTGGCCAACTGCTGGCCATCACCGACGTCTGCGGCGACACGCTGAAAAGGGGCAAGTCGACCTCCTCGACCCGCCATTTGCCATGTGGGCGACAGCAGCGGTAGCGCCTACACCGAGAAGGATCTCGGCTACGACTGCCACGGGGCAGATTCCGAATGGACGCCGGCGAAGTGTTCTCCACGATCTGCATGTCTCATCCGAAAATGGACCGACCGCGAGGCGCGCGTCAGCGGCCTGTGAGCGAAGTACGACGGGCCGAACCGTGCCCTCGTTATGCGGCGGGCTCCAGGATGACGGTGAAGCCAAGGGCCTCGAGTTGGCGGATGTGGTTGCGCTTGCGGCGTTCGGGGTCGATGCGGGTGTCGTAGTAGTCGGATCCCAGGTCCCGGAAGCGGTGTCTGGGGTCGAGAGCAGGTGCCAGATCACGACCAGGAGAGAGCGGCCGACTGCGACCAGGGCCTTCTTCCTGCCGCGGCGGCGGCCGATGCGGCGGTAGCGCTCGCCCAGGAAGGTGTCGGTCTTGCCGGCGGCGGTGGCGCAGTTGCCCAGGACTCGCGCCAGGTAGGAGTTGCCGTGGCCGGTGTTGCCCCGGCCCTTCTTCTTCCCTGCGGACTCCTTGACGCTGGGCGCGAACTTCGCCCAGGAGGCGAGGTGGGCGGCGGTGGGGAAGCGCGTCATGTTCAGCCCGATCTCGGCGATGATCACGCGGGCGGCAATCGGGTTGATGCCGGGGATCTCGCTCAGCCGGGCGATGGCGTCGGCGTAGGGGGCGACCTCGGCGCCGATCCGTGTGTCCAGTGCGGTGATGTCGGCGTCGATGGCGTCGA is a window of Streptomyces mirabilis DNA encoding:
- a CDS encoding DUF4442 domain-containing protein, giving the protein MTVESASMGEMLAAAVPMVRTLNLEFVEVTPERAVLRLPDQPDFHNHIGGPHAGAMFTLAESASGAIVLKAFGDQLSRAVPLAVRAEIDYKKLAMGPVTATATLRRPAAEVIAELDAGGRPEFPVGIAIQREDGAITGEMTVVWTLRLNG
- a CDS encoding Smr/MutS family protein; amino-acid sequence: MLTLDLHPIFRNNRDIDVALRQTLFKAAATGIDVVQIIPGKGTGQLKKRVLAVLAQKHIKKLYVRVETDATNVGRVLVHLR
- a CDS encoding transposase codes for the protein MLGRIDAIDADITALDTRIGAEVAPYADAIARLSEIPGINPIAARVIIAEIGLNMTRFPTAAHLASWAKFAPSVKESAGKKKGRGNTGHGNSYLARVLGNCATAAGKTDTFLGERYRRIGRRRGRKKALVAVGRSLLVVIWHLLSTPDTASGTWDPTTTTPASTPNAASATTSANSRPLASPSSWSPPHNEGTVRPVVLRSQAADARLAVGPFSDETCRSWRTLRRRPFGICPVAVVAEILLGVGATAAVAHMANGGSRRSTCPFSACRRRRR